One genomic window of Plasmodium coatneyi strain Hackeri chromosome 12, complete sequence includes the following:
- a CDS encoding Thioredoxin, translating into MVKIVGSQADFEAILSQNELVIVDFFAEWCGPCKRIAPFYEECSKKYTKMVFIKVDVDEVSEVTEKENITSMPTFKVYKNGSVVDTLLGANDTALKQLIEKYAA; encoded by the exons ATGGTGAAGATTGTTGGAAGTCAAGCGG ATTTCGAAGCAATCCTTTCTCAGAACGAGTTAGTCATTGTGGACTTTTTCGCAGAGTGGTGTGGACCCTGCAAAAGAATAGCACCATTTTATGAAGAATGCTCGAAGAAGTACACCAAGATGGTTTTTATAAAAGTCGATGTAGATGAGGTGTCCGAAGTCacggagaaggaaaacataaCATCCATGCCAACCTTTAAGgtgtacaaaaatggaagtgTGGTGGACACATTGCTAGGGGCCAACGACACGGCGCTGAAGCAGCTCATTGAAAAGTATGCCGCATAG